In one Halorubrum sp. CBA1229 genomic region, the following are encoded:
- a CDS encoding glutathione S-transferase family protein: MNQLVDGEWRTDTYEATDEDGSFQRGETTFRNWIAGSDVPEHVDAEPDDRFQPEAGRYHLYVSYACPWAHRTLLARSLLGLEDAIGVSVVDPYRAEDGWQFTPEKEGCTPDHLHDSDFLRELYVEADPDATCRVTVPVLWDTHEETIVNNESREILRTLSTAFDDLGNDVSLLPDADDEATVADVDEVISEIYEPVNNGVYRAGFAKSQGAYDEAIDDLFGALDHWNDHLADRRYLVGDSLTEADICMFTTLVRFDQVYHTHFMCNRKFIHQYEHLWPYLRDLYQTAGVAETVNMSHIKEHYYTTHPDVTPSGIVARGPDLDFEADHDRARLGGEAPTPTADD; this comes from the coding sequence ATGAATCAGCTCGTCGACGGCGAGTGGCGGACGGACACGTACGAGGCGACGGACGAGGACGGCTCGTTCCAGCGCGGCGAGACGACCTTCCGGAACTGGATCGCCGGCAGCGACGTCCCGGAGCACGTCGACGCCGAACCGGACGACCGGTTCCAGCCCGAGGCGGGGCGGTACCACCTGTACGTCTCCTACGCCTGTCCGTGGGCGCATCGCACCCTGCTCGCGCGGTCGCTGCTCGGCTTGGAGGACGCCATCGGCGTCTCGGTCGTGGACCCGTACCGCGCCGAGGACGGCTGGCAGTTCACCCCCGAGAAGGAGGGGTGTACACCCGACCACCTGCACGACAGCGACTTCCTCCGCGAGCTGTACGTCGAGGCCGACCCCGACGCCACCTGTCGCGTGACGGTCCCCGTGTTGTGGGACACCCACGAGGAGACGATCGTCAACAACGAGTCCCGCGAGATCCTCCGCACCCTCTCGACCGCGTTCGACGACCTCGGCAACGACGTCTCGCTGCTGCCCGACGCCGACGACGAGGCGACCGTCGCGGACGTCGACGAGGTCATCTCCGAGATCTACGAACCGGTCAACAACGGCGTCTACCGCGCCGGCTTCGCGAAGTCCCAAGGCGCCTACGACGAGGCGATCGACGACCTGTTCGGCGCGCTCGACCACTGGAACGACCACCTCGCGGACCGGCGCTATCTCGTCGGCGACTCGCTCACCGAGGCCGACATCTGCATGTTCACCACGCTGGTGCGGTTCGACCAGGTGTACCACACCCACTTCATGTGCAACCGGAAGTTCATCCACCAGTACGAGCACCTCTGGCCGTACCTCCGCGACCTCTACCAGACCGCGGGCGTCGCCGAGACGGTGAACATGAGCCACATCAAGGAGCACTACTACACGACCCACCCGGACGTGACGCCCTCCGGGATCGTCGCGCGTGGCCCCGACCTCGACTTCGAGGCGGACCACGACCGCGCCCGGCTCGGCGGCGAGGCGCCGACGCCGACGGCGGACGACTGA
- a CDS encoding FAD-dependent oxidoreductase produces MTRSARTDTQDPPAVAVVGGGAVGVTAAADLAARGADVTLYERGELGAGSSGRAAGVLYDAYAEDVDAALAARAMERFRAFDRSLPGFSFAPCPYVIAVREGDADADAVPEMVERMRSHGRDVSVIDPAALAERFPIATDDLAVAAVAEGAGWCDPASYVAAMGRRARREGVAVETETPVSLSGDRPELRVGGTRGDATREFDAVVVAAGARTADVLADVGIAVPVVPYRVQALTCAVAYDGPMAYDATAGVYLRPHPTGLLAGDGTEPVAADPDEYDREGDDWFVDAVTETLRERVDAVSDGDADVERAWAGLCTATPDGDPLVGPVGELAGAARGSDDGDGERLFVAAGWQGHGFMRAPAVGELVAEGVLASLGGTDADAPESPWIEPFDPDRFDGTESFEISEGMSVESRAGE; encoded by the coding sequence ATGACCAGATCCGCGCGGACCGACACGCAGGACCCGCCCGCCGTCGCGGTCGTCGGCGGCGGCGCAGTCGGCGTCACGGCGGCCGCCGACCTCGCGGCCCGCGGCGCCGACGTGACCCTCTACGAGCGCGGCGAACTCGGCGCCGGGAGCTCCGGCCGCGCCGCCGGCGTGCTGTACGACGCGTACGCCGAGGACGTCGACGCCGCGCTCGCGGCCCGGGCGATGGAGCGGTTCCGCGCCTTCGACCGCTCGCTGCCCGGCTTCTCGTTCGCGCCGTGTCCCTACGTGATCGCGGTCCGCGAGGGCGACGCGGACGCCGACGCCGTCCCCGAGATGGTCGAACGGATGCGCTCACACGGCCGCGACGTCTCCGTGATCGACCCTGCGGCGCTCGCCGAGCGGTTCCCGATCGCGACCGACGACCTCGCGGTCGCCGCGGTCGCCGAGGGCGCGGGCTGGTGCGACCCCGCGAGCTACGTCGCGGCGATGGGCCGGCGGGCGCGCCGCGAGGGAGTCGCCGTCGAGACCGAGACGCCCGTCTCGCTGTCCGGCGACCGACCGGAGCTGCGCGTCGGCGGGACGCGGGGCGACGCCACCCGCGAGTTCGACGCGGTCGTCGTCGCCGCCGGCGCACGCACCGCCGACGTCCTCGCAGACGTCGGGATCGCGGTCCCGGTCGTCCCCTACCGCGTGCAGGCCCTGACGTGCGCGGTCGCCTACGACGGCCCGATGGCCTACGACGCGACCGCCGGCGTCTACCTCCGGCCGCACCCGACCGGGCTGCTGGCCGGCGACGGAACCGAGCCGGTCGCGGCCGACCCGGACGAGTACGACCGCGAGGGCGACGACTGGTTCGTCGACGCCGTCACCGAGACGCTCCGCGAGCGCGTCGACGCCGTGAGCGACGGAGACGCCGACGTCGAGCGCGCGTGGGCCGGGCTCTGCACGGCGACGCCCGACGGCGACCCGCTCGTCGGGCCGGTCGGCGAATTGGCGGGGGCCGCACGTGGGAGCGACGACGGCGACGGAGAGCGCCTGTTCGTCGCCGCCGGCTGGCAGGGCCACGGCTTCATGCGCGCGCCGGCGGTCGGGGAGCTCGTCGCCGAGGGCGTGCTGGCGTCGCTCGGCGGGACCGACGCCGACGCTCCCGAGTCGCCGTGGATCGAGCCCTTCGATCCGGACCGGTTCGACGGGACCGAGTCGTTCGAGATCTCTGAGGGGATGTCGGTCGAATCGCGGGCCGGGGAGTGA
- a CDS encoding Hsp20/alpha crystallin family protein has product MSGFVEAGRSAARRVLERVGRGWSKMQERRSLSHDLLESDDAYLVVFDAPGVRGEDLNVTFLDHTVEVELDRFRDFYDGYEMVFPGRGVSLSGSADLPRDASVTPEGANATLTRNGTLQVEIPKNDDARDVAVVEEDDADER; this is encoded by the coding sequence GTGAGCGGATTCGTCGAGGCGGGCCGGTCGGCCGCCCGCCGCGTCCTCGAACGCGTCGGTCGCGGATGGAGCAAGATGCAGGAGCGCCGCTCGCTCTCGCACGACCTCCTCGAGAGCGACGACGCGTACCTCGTCGTCTTCGACGCCCCCGGGGTCCGGGGCGAAGACCTGAACGTGACGTTCCTCGACCACACCGTCGAAGTCGAGCTCGACCGGTTCCGCGACTTCTACGACGGCTACGAGATGGTGTTCCCCGGGCGCGGCGTCTCGCTCTCCGGGAGCGCCGACCTCCCGCGCGACGCGAGCGTCACGCCGGAGGGCGCGAACGCGACGCTGACTCGCAACGGGACGCTTCAGGTGGAGATCCCGAAGAACGACGACGCGCGCGACGTCGCGGTCGTCGAGGAAGACGACGCCGACGAGCGCTGA
- a CDS encoding DUF429 domain-containing protein, translated as MDGIGDGDGRVRAGDDPVRVHGVDFSAAANDAGRKTWIASGSVDPKGGELLVTDLRPLAELAGFDDGGGRRTVGREDALPALAAWIRALDEGAVVGLDFPFGLPGFIVEESGSDSWRSFISGFPESIGVDGGGGGDADERSDPVRAFAERCVGLTERRGEGTYDKRETDAAVGARSPYGFIADTIAFHGMRDVLAPLVDRVRVAPMDRTEEGWRPAAPSGPTVVETYPAAVLDRLGLYRTNYKGGGESEATRRRRNAEGLVEESAVAYKSEDELMDAIVANAGGDALDAVAACVGAFAAWRGDYETDTAGFDDSGAVALEGFIYV; from the coding sequence ATGGACGGCATCGGCGACGGAGACGGTCGCGTCCGGGCGGGCGACGACCCGGTCCGCGTCCACGGCGTCGACTTCAGCGCGGCGGCGAACGACGCGGGACGGAAGACGTGGATCGCGAGCGGGAGTGTAGACCCGAAGGGCGGCGAGCTGCTCGTCACCGATCTCCGCCCGCTCGCCGAGCTCGCCGGCTTCGACGACGGCGGCGGCCGCCGAACGGTCGGCCGCGAGGACGCCCTCCCGGCGCTCGCGGCGTGGATCCGCGCTCTCGACGAGGGCGCGGTGGTCGGCCTCGACTTCCCGTTCGGGCTCCCCGGGTTCATCGTCGAGGAGAGCGGCTCCGACTCGTGGCGGTCATTTATAAGCGGCTTCCCGGAGTCGATCGGCGTCGACGGGGGCGGCGGAGGCGACGCCGACGAACGGAGCGACCCGGTCCGCGCGTTCGCCGAGCGCTGCGTCGGACTGACCGAGCGCCGCGGCGAGGGGACGTACGACAAGCGGGAGACGGACGCCGCCGTCGGCGCGCGATCGCCGTACGGGTTCATCGCCGACACAATCGCCTTTCACGGCATGCGCGACGTGCTCGCCCCGCTCGTCGATCGCGTCCGGGTCGCGCCGATGGACCGGACGGAAGAGGGGTGGCGGCCCGCGGCGCCGTCGGGGCCGACGGTCGTCGAGACCTACCCGGCCGCGGTGTTGGACCGACTCGGGCTCTACCGGACGAACTACAAGGGCGGTGGCGAGTCGGAGGCGACGCGCCGCCGCCGGAACGCCGAGGGGCTGGTCGAGGAGAGCGCTGTCGCGTATAAATCGGAAGACGAACTGATGGACGCAATAGTCGCGAACGCGGGCGGCGACGCCCTCGACGCCGTCGCCGCCTGCGTCGGGGCGTTCGCGGCGTGGCGAGGGGACTACGAGACCGACACCGCCGGGTTCGACGACTCCGGCGCGGTCGCGCTCGAGGGATTCATCTACGTCTGA
- a CDS encoding radical SAM protein: MTDSPASGRGSLPPDPNDLSVTIVDGYVDEPAHFGVPPYISTYPRYTAGALVDAGVPESRITYHTIDELRDDRSKRADVADADLMVYVGGMTVPGKYVGGTPAEPDEVRELGWTADGVTLLGGPVRFGVGEENAGATETERDDLDYDFVAMGDVEAAAYDLVSEGLEGFGNRMRDNAEIDQWAEKGSFVVEQHPNHPDYLICEMETSRGCAYRCSFCTEPLYGDPAFREARSVVDEVDALSDRGVRHFRLGRQADILAFGGDGEAPNPDALRELYAGIREVAPDLRTLHLDNMNPVTITDYPEASREAIRVIAAHNTPGDTAAFGLESADPVVQEQNNLLVTAEECLEAVRVVNEEGGWRPGDTPETTPGPDDRVTGPSTGPDASPRLPKLLPGINLVHGLAGERPETYEHNKEFLQTVYDEGLMLRRINIRQVMAFAGTEMAETGADIAQEHKDQFQAYKREVRETVDNPMLDRVVPPGTVLPDVHLEYHQDGKTFGRQLGTYALLVAVPGERELGTAIDVAITDHGYRSVTGVPYPLDVNAASMDELTAIPGINRSKAGDIVVGRPYGSVEAVDAGVADLSRFAVADDVDVPIPGRERAGSGPGPAARSLLDRREGSSAGRGD; this comes from the coding sequence ATGACCGATTCGCCCGCGTCGGGCCGGGGATCGCTCCCGCCCGACCCGAACGACCTCTCCGTCACGATCGTCGACGGCTACGTCGACGAGCCCGCGCACTTCGGCGTCCCCCCGTACATCTCGACGTACCCGCGGTACACCGCCGGCGCGCTCGTCGACGCGGGCGTCCCCGAGTCGCGGATCACCTACCACACCATCGACGAGCTGCGCGACGACCGGAGCAAGCGGGCCGACGTCGCCGACGCCGACCTCATGGTGTACGTCGGCGGGATGACGGTGCCCGGCAAGTACGTGGGCGGGACCCCCGCCGAGCCCGACGAGGTCCGCGAACTGGGCTGGACCGCGGACGGCGTCACCCTGCTCGGCGGCCCCGTGCGGTTCGGCGTCGGCGAGGAGAACGCGGGCGCGACGGAGACCGAGCGCGACGACCTCGACTACGACTTCGTCGCCATGGGCGACGTGGAGGCGGCCGCGTATGATCTCGTCAGCGAGGGGTTAGAGGGGTTCGGCAACCGGATGCGCGACAACGCCGAGATCGACCAGTGGGCCGAGAAGGGGTCGTTCGTCGTCGAGCAACACCCAAACCACCCGGACTACCTCATCTGCGAGATGGAGACCTCCCGCGGCTGCGCCTACCGCTGCTCGTTCTGCACGGAGCCGCTGTACGGCGACCCGGCGTTCCGGGAGGCGCGCTCCGTCGTCGACGAGGTCGACGCGCTCTCGGACCGGGGAGTCAGGCACTTCCGGCTCGGGAGGCAGGCCGACATCCTCGCGTTCGGCGGCGACGGCGAGGCACCGAACCCGGACGCGCTTCGGGAGCTGTACGCCGGGATCCGCGAGGTTGCGCCCGACCTCCGGACGCTCCACCTCGACAACATGAACCCGGTGACGATCACCGACTACCCCGAGGCCTCCCGCGAGGCGATCCGCGTCATCGCCGCGCACAACACGCCCGGCGACACCGCCGCGTTCGGGCTCGAATCGGCCGATCCGGTCGTGCAGGAGCAGAACAACCTGCTCGTCACCGCCGAGGAGTGTTTAGAGGCCGTCCGCGTCGTCAACGAGGAGGGCGGCTGGCGACCCGGCGACACGCCGGAGACGACGCCCGGCCCCGACGACCGAGTGACCGGCCCCTCGACCGGGCCCGACGCCTCGCCGCGGCTCCCGAAGCTCCTCCCGGGAATCAACCTCGTCCACGGGCTCGCGGGCGAGCGCCCCGAGACGTACGAGCACAACAAGGAGTTCCTCCAGACGGTGTACGACGAGGGCCTGATGCTCCGCCGGATCAACATCCGGCAGGTGATGGCGTTCGCCGGCACTGAGATGGCCGAGACGGGCGCCGACATCGCCCAGGAGCACAAAGACCAGTTCCAGGCGTACAAGCGCGAGGTGCGCGAGACGGTCGACAACCCGATGCTCGACCGGGTCGTCCCGCCCGGGACGGTCCTCCCCGACGTCCACCTAGAGTACCACCAGGACGGGAAGACGTTCGGCCGGCAGCTCGGCACCTACGCGCTCCTCGTCGCCGTGCCCGGCGAGCGCGAGCTCGGCACCGCCATCGACGTGGCGATCACGGACCACGGCTACCGCTCCGTGACGGGCGTTCCCTACCCCCTCGACGTCAACGCGGCGTCGATGGACGAGCTGACCGCGATCCCGGGAATCAACCGGAGCAAGGCCGGCGATATCGTCGTCGGGCGCCCGTACGGCTCGGTCGAGGCGGTCGACGCCGGCGTCGCCGACCTCTCGCGGTTCGCCGTCGCCGACGACGTCGACGTGCCGATCCCGGGCCGCGAGCGCGCCGGGTCCGGGCCCGGGCCGGCCGCGCGCTCCCTGCTCGACCGGCGCGAGGGCTCCTCGGCGGGCCGCGGGGACTGA
- a CDS encoding MBL fold metallo-hydrolase, protein MAASDPRPPVARVPAAVDTRAPGGTTNAYVAGGLLVDPAARTDALDAAIGLDGAGSERRDNGEPRSAAVDAIAVTHTHPDHVGAVAEYADLAAVPVFARDGHVDRFAEATGVEPDATFADGETVGDTAVRAVDTPGHAPDHVAFAVAEGNGEGEADEGAAARALLCGDLAVAEGSVVVGAPEGDLREYLDSLGRVRDAGYDRLYPGHGPAIDDPTAVCDRLIDHRLDRERAVLAAVEAGASDVDAVVGSAYEKDLTGVADLARATVVAHLEKLLEEGRLGEEWSDRLARERDI, encoded by the coding sequence ATGGCGGCGTCGGACCCGAGGCCGCCGGTCGCCCGCGTCCCGGCCGCGGTCGACACCCGGGCCCCGGGCGGGACGACGAACGCCTACGTCGCCGGGGGGCTCCTCGTCGACCCCGCGGCTCGCACCGACGCGCTCGACGCCGCGATCGGGCTCGACGGGGCGGGCAGCGAGAGGAGGGACAACGGGGAGCCGAGGTCCGCCGCCGTCGACGCGATCGCGGTCACGCACACGCATCCGGACCACGTCGGCGCGGTCGCCGAGTACGCCGACCTCGCGGCCGTTCCCGTCTTCGCGCGCGATGGCCACGTCGACCGGTTCGCGGAGGCGACCGGCGTCGAACCGGACGCGACGTTCGCGGACGGGGAGACCGTTGGCGACACCGCCGTCCGGGCGGTCGACACGCCCGGCCACGCGCCGGACCACGTCGCCTTCGCGGTGGCGGAGGGGAACGGGGAGGGGGAAGCGGACGAGGGAGCCGCCGCCCGTGCGCTTCTCTGCGGCGACCTCGCCGTCGCCGAGGGGAGCGTCGTGGTGGGCGCGCCCGAGGGCGATCTCCGCGAGTACCTCGACAGCCTCGGACGCGTCCGCGACGCCGGCTACGACCGGCTCTACCCGGGGCATGGCCCCGCGATCGACGATCCGACGGCGGTCTGCGACCGGCTGATCGACCACCGGCTGGACCGCGAGCGGGCGGTCCTCGCGGCGGTCGAGGCCGGTGCGAGCGACGTCGACGCGGTCGTCGGAAGCGCCTACGAGAAGGACCTGACCGGCGTCGCGGACCTCGCGCGGGCGACGGTCGTCGCGCACCTAGAGAAGCTCCTCGAAGAGGGGCGGCTCGGCGAGGAGTGGTCGGATCGGCTCGCCCGCGAGCGAGACATTTAA
- a CDS encoding HAD family hydrolase, with the protein MAVTFDLFGTLVDVEYPSDPAEIVARELESRDVAVPDDWHVAYGERHVDAPAGAEVPLPAHVAHALESRGVDAAENVVRHAVVAAFDPDVTRRDGARDAVRDVAAQGPVGLLSNCAVPELVSKTLIRAGLRGEFDAVTTSVGCGWRKPHPKAFETAADALGVAPETLVHVGDDPATDGGVADVGGRFVDVTETPLPRIAAELEAEP; encoded by the coding sequence GTGGCAGTCACCTTCGACCTGTTCGGGACCCTCGTCGACGTCGAGTACCCCTCGGACCCCGCTGAGATCGTCGCGCGCGAGCTGGAGTCCCGCGACGTCGCCGTGCCCGACGACTGGCACGTCGCGTACGGCGAGCGACACGTGGACGCCCCGGCCGGCGCGGAGGTCCCGCTCCCGGCCCACGTCGCGCACGCGCTCGAGTCCCGCGGCGTCGACGCCGCGGAGAACGTCGTCCGGCACGCCGTCGTCGCGGCGTTCGACCCGGACGTGACCAGGCGCGACGGCGCCCGAGACGCCGTCCGCGACGTGGCCGCGCAGGGGCCGGTCGGGCTCCTCTCGAACTGCGCCGTGCCCGAGCTCGTCTCCAAGACGCTGATCCGCGCCGGCCTCCGCGGCGAGTTCGACGCGGTCACGACCAGCGTCGGCTGCGGCTGGCGGAAGCCCCACCCGAAGGCGTTCGAGACCGCGGCCGACGCGCTCGGCGTGGCCCCCGAGACGCTGGTCCACGTCGGCGACGACCCCGCCACCGACGGCGGCGTCGCGGACGTCGGCGGCCGCTTCGTCGACGTGACGGAGACGCCGCTCCCGCGGATCGCGGCCGAGCTCGAGGCCGAGCCGTAG
- a CDS encoding plastocyanin/azurin family copper-binding protein: protein MKRREFVRTAGGATAAAAAGAGATGTAAAQEQQPDWPSGVTSGNLGSYQDARGESEVTVQVGAGDSGLAFDPTQLWVDTGTTITFEWTGNGGAHNVQTVEGGGPASLDSGDPIGEEGHTYEYEVTEEDVGITHYHCVPHTAVGMHAGLAVGEDIPTTEVGGGGSSGWPENIAHVGVPLHAHWVGIAAILGISLTFVFTFYLLKYGESAHTGHGGRQ, encoded by the coding sequence ATGAAAAGGCGGGAATTCGTGCGGACGGCCGGCGGTGCGACCGCCGCGGCCGCGGCCGGTGCCGGGGCGACCGGGACGGCCGCCGCACAGGAGCAACAACCGGACTGGCCGAGCGGGGTCACGAGTGGGAACTTGGGATCCTATCAGGACGCCCGCGGCGAGAGCGAGGTGACCGTGCAGGTCGGCGCTGGCGACAGCGGGCTCGCGTTCGATCCGACCCAGCTGTGGGTGGACACGGGCACGACGATCACGTTCGAGTGGACCGGGAACGGCGGGGCGCACAACGTGCAGACCGTCGAGGGCGGCGGCCCGGCCAGCCTCGACAGCGGTGACCCGATCGGCGAGGAGGGGCACACCTACGAGTACGAGGTGACCGAAGAGGACGTCGGCATCACCCACTACCACTGCGTTCCCCACACCGCCGTCGGCATGCACGCCGGCCTCGCCGTCGGCGAGGACATCCCGACCACTGAAGTCGGTGGCGGCGGATCCAGCGGCTGGCCGGAGAACATCGCCCACGTCGGGGTGCCGCTCCACGCCCACTGGGTCGGGATCGCCGCGATCTTAGGCATCTCGCTCACGTTCGTCTTCACGTTCTACCTGCTGAAGTACGGCGAGTCGGCCCACACCGGTCACGGAGGGAGACAATGA
- a CDS encoding cytochrome bc complex cytochrome b subunit — MSLKKQDEMDHNAWLKKQDLTVIETAFLTTLIWLDKRLRIVDYLELLETMYYRANLQMPKSHTEQYDLDNKFWYWYPLYSLGSLSIIAYLVAAVTGALLGFYYAPSTAGAAAQGDPTAAYDSVVMIMTDVQFGYMLRSIHRWAAQFMVAAVFLHMLRVYFTGSYKEPREVNWILGIVLIGLTLLFGFSGYVLPWKQLSFWAAQIGVEMALATPIVGEWAAQLLFGGFTLGQATLVRMYILHVFVLPFVVTGLIALHVGIVWVQGIAEPH; from the coding sequence ATGAGCCTCAAAAAACAAGACGAGATGGACCACAACGCGTGGCTCAAAAAGCAGGACCTGACGGTCATCGAGACCGCGTTCCTCACCACGCTCATCTGGCTGGACAAGCGGCTCCGCATCGTCGACTACCTCGAGCTGCTGGAGACGATGTACTACCGCGCGAACCTCCAGATGCCGAAGAGCCACACGGAGCAGTACGACCTCGACAACAAGTTCTGGTACTGGTACCCGCTGTACTCGCTCGGGTCGCTGTCGATCATCGCATACTTGGTCGCGGCGGTCACCGGGGCGCTGCTCGGGTTCTACTACGCGCCGTCGACCGCCGGCGCCGCCGCGCAGGGCGACCCGACGGCCGCGTACGACTCCGTCGTGATGATCATGACGGACGTCCAGTTCGGGTACATGCTCCGCTCGATCCACCGCTGGGCGGCGCAGTTCATGGTCGCCGCGGTGTTCCTGCACATGCTCCGCGTGTACTTCACCGGCTCGTACAAGGAGCCCCGCGAGGTCAACTGGATCCTCGGGATCGTCCTCATCGGCCTGACGCTCCTGTTCGGCTTCTCCGGGTACGTGCTCCCGTGGAAGCAGCTGTCGTTCTGGGCCGCACAGATCGGCGTCGAGATGGCGCTCGCGACCCCCATCGTGGGCGAGTGGGCGGCGCAGCTCCTGTTCGGCGGCTTCACCCTCGGACAGGCGACGCTCGTGAGAATGTACATCCTGCACGTCTTCGTGCTGCCGTTCGTGGTGACCGGCCTCATCGCGCTCCACGTCGGCATCGTCTGGGTGCAGGGGATCGCCGAGCCGCACTAA
- a CDS encoding cytochrome bc complex cytochrome b subunit yields the protein MTDDTTPMTDGGTDEEARTDGGPPATVPPDDETPTWTERKEHSSGLAQLTYQYFERSRREDENLRAESTYVERDVLGFPTWPHETIRNLAITSFFVGIMILIAAVMPAHYGEPANPGATPAIILPDWYLYWSFGLLKLNPINPSLAVLDGNIAIGNEFLGIIAHGIVFGAIGLVPFLNKGSARRPVEQPFWAAVGVGGVILSITLAALAIQNFFPISLDLLLLLTFMLPIAGGIITYAVLKTMREGYMYDLNRRYYMLRPPK from the coding sequence ATGACCGACGACACCACCCCCATGACGGACGGAGGCACCGACGAGGAAGCGCGCACCGACGGCGGTCCGCCGGCGACGGTGCCGCCGGACGACGAGACGCCGACCTGGACCGAGCGCAAGGAGCACTCCAGCGGGCTCGCCCAGCTCACCTACCAGTACTTCGAGCGCTCTCGCCGCGAAGACGAAAACCTCCGCGCGGAGTCGACGTACGTCGAGCGCGACGTGCTCGGCTTCCCCACGTGGCCCCACGAGACGATCCGGAACCTCGCCATCACGAGCTTCTTCGTCGGGATCATGATCCTCATCGCGGCGGTGATGCCGGCGCACTACGGGGAGCCGGCGAATCCCGGGGCGACGCCGGCGATCATCCTGCCGGACTGGTACCTCTACTGGTCGTTCGGGCTGCTGAAGCTCAACCCCATCAACCCGAGCCTCGCGGTGCTCGACGGCAACATCGCGATAGGGAACGAGTTCCTCGGGATCATCGCTCACGGGATCGTCTTCGGCGCCATCGGGCTCGTGCCGTTCCTCAACAAGGGGAGCGCGCGGCGTCCCGTCGAGCAGCCGTTCTGGGCGGCCGTCGGCGTGGGCGGCGTCATCCTGTCGATCACGCTCGCGGCGCTCGCGATCCAGAACTTCTTCCCGATCTCGCTCGACCTGCTGCTGCTGCTGACGTTCATGCTCCCGATCGCCGGCGGGATCATCACCTACGCGGTGTTGAAGACGATGCGTGAAGGGTACATGTACGACCTGAACCGGCGGTACTACATGTTGCGCCCGCCGAAGTAA
- a CDS encoding universal stress protein: MYDDILLPTDGNDGIAAAANHAETIADRFDATVHVLSVVDTRNRFESPTGGLSVEAWTDAEHDRAERAVEDAVAMLHDDLPVETATVEGVPKATILDYVEDERMDMVVMGTHGRTGLDHYLIGSVAEKVVRRSPVPVVTVRLSD; the protein is encoded by the coding sequence ATGTACGACGACATCCTGCTCCCGACCGACGGCAACGACGGCATCGCGGCGGCCGCGAACCACGCCGAGACCATCGCCGACCGCTTCGACGCGACCGTTCACGTCCTCTCGGTCGTCGACACGCGCAATCGCTTCGAGAGTCCGACCGGCGGCCTCTCGGTGGAGGCGTGGACCGACGCCGAGCACGACCGGGCCGAACGCGCCGTCGAGGACGCGGTCGCCATGCTGCACGACGACCTGCCGGTCGAGACGGCGACCGTCGAGGGCGTACCCAAGGCGACGATCCTCGACTACGTCGAGGACGAGCGGATGGATATGGTGGTGATGGGCACTCACGGCCGGACCGGCTTGGACCACTACCTCATCGGCAGCGTCGCCGAGAAGGTCGTTCGTCGGTCGCCGGTGCCGGTCGTCACGGTCCGTCTCTCTGACTAG